One genomic window of Fusarium keratoplasticum isolate Fu6.1 chromosome 3, whole genome shotgun sequence includes the following:
- a CDS encoding FAD-binding FR-type domain-containing protein — protein sequence MDKQLRRRATPWLDKPLVFSGNYREYECTFNETSQCDYQEGYWRFWYEADHRYALPTVAFFLVSTIVFALVYVAGSLTPRRVQQTRPVTKTKALYRYLSYRTFRIPALDWNSAPIGLLALAGVGTIFFFAMTLGPKPYYWPNTDDVDYGSSPPIATRTGWMALACLPFVIATSAKTNFITLVTGVSHERLQTCHRWISYAFFVLSLIHTFPFIIYNIDKGMMVDMWKTTVFYWTGVVALIAQAWLTFASWGPLRGLCYEWFKFAHFVAALVFVLFLFFHCDATLTAWDYFAATGVLFSLSWLYRQARIYFEHGISHHAELTIASNGFIRVSVPTKATWTVAQHYFVRFIGLGPHALTLHPFTACSLPSRAARGGFDESKLIFFIRPRGGFTARLAHYTELHTSTKMRVLLDGPYGGVDAKAIHDSQRMLVIAGGSGAGWILPFITAYLDRQLQAGSPVDEDSHQSLRVILVTRDILTTTWFEEEVHHLLKSRPEAPTHGFEVEIYYTGSEANEENPTQTGQFSKALDHPEKASQSTPTPVISTSDADDGQKTEPRSEPSVQHLKSRPNLATKVEEEARSSGAGQSLGVFVCGPLSMQSDVSASVAREQLGIANRGTGDILLHLEHFSWA from the exons ATGGACAAGCAGCTTCGGCGCCGTGCAACACCATGGCTTGACAAGCCACTGGTGTTCTCTGGTAACTACCGCGAGTACGAATGCACTTTTAACGAGACATCTCAATGCGACTACCAGGAGGGCTACTGGAGATTCTG GTATGAAGCCGATCACCGCTATGCGCTGCCCAccgtcgccttcttcctgGTAAGTACTATCGTCTTCGCCCTGGTCTACGTTGCAGGAAGCTTGACCCCTCGAAGGGTCCAGCAGACAAGGCCTGTGACCAAGACCAAAGCGCTGTATCGATACTTGTCGTATAGAACCTTCAGGATCCCAGCACTCGATTGGAACTCGGCACCCATCGGCCTGCTGGCACTGGCAGGTGTCGGtaccatcttcttcttcgccatGACGCTCGGTCCAAAACCGTACTATTGGCCGAACACGGACGACGTCGACTACGGGTCCTCGCCTCCCATCGCGACCAGGACAGGTTGGATGGCTTTGGCCTGCCTGCCCTTTGTGATAGCCACGTCAGCCAAGACCAACTTCATCACTTTGGTAACTGGCGTCTCGCATGAGCGGCTTCAGACATGCCATCGTTGGATATCCTACGCCTTCTTTGTGCTCTCCCTGATCCACACCTTTCCATTCATCATTTACAACATTGACAAGGGCATGATGGTCGACATGTGGAAAACCACCGTCTTCTACTGGACAGGTGTAGTCGCGCTTATTGCCCAGGCCTGGTTGACCTTTGCCTCATGGGGGCCGCTGAG GGGTCTATGCTATGAGTGGTTCAAATTCGCTCATTTCGTCGCTGCACTCGTGTTTGTgctgttcttgttcttccaTTGTGACGCCACACTAACTGCGTG GGACTACTTTGCTGCTACCGGGGTACTGTTTTCCCTGTCGTGGCTGTATCGACAGGCACGCATCTACTTCGAACACGGTATAAGCCATCACGCCGAGCTAACTATTGCTTCCAACGGCTTCATTCGGGTTTCTGTACCGACCAAGGCAACCTGGACCGTCGCCCAGCATTATTTCGTTCGTTTCATTGGCCTAGGCCCCCACGCTTTGACGCTTCACCCGTTTACGGCCTGTTCTCTACCGTCCAGGGCCGCCAGAGGCGGATTCGACGAATCCAAGCTGATCTTCTTCATTCGCCCTCGCGGCGGGTTCACGGCTCGACTAGCACATTACACCGAGTTGCACACAAGCACCAAGATGAGAGTCTTGTTAGACGGCCCAtatggtggtgttgatgccaaGGCTATTCATGATAGCCAGCGCATGCTCGTTATCGCCGGTGGATCAGGTGCGGGCTGGATCCTACCTTTCATCACAGCGTATCTAGACCGTCAACTCCAAGCCGGGTCTCCTGTAGATGAAGATTCTCACCAATCACTAAGAGTCATTTTGGTCACTCGAGACATTTTGACTACCACTTGgttcgaggaggaggtccaTCATCTGTTGAAGTCAAGACCGGAAGCGCCAACACACGGGTTTGAAGTCGAAATATACTACACGGGCTCGGAAGCAAACGAAGAAAATCCAACACAGACGGGGCAATTCTCAAAGGCCTTGGATCACCCAGAAAAGGCATCTCAGTCGACGCCTACCCCAGTCATATCGACATCagatgccgatgatggtcAAAAGACGGAACCAAGGTCCGAGCCCAGCGTCCAACATCTGAAATCAAGGCCCAACTTGGCAACCAAggtggaagaagaggccaGATCGAGTGGTGCCGGCCAGTCCCTCGGCGTCTTTGTATGTGGTCCTCTCAGCATGCAGAGCGATGTTTCGGCCTCCGTGGCGCGTGAGCAGCTGGGCATAGCAAATAGGGGCACTGGAGACATCCTTCTGCATCTGGAGCATTTCTCCTGGGCTTAA
- a CDS encoding MFS domain-containing protein has protein sequence MADISKAVANEKVQRVDDPSPASDSDTVVAVVQEKPKSTWKSYLWDTFDKSPEERRFLFKLDAALMTLASLGYFIKYLDQKVNINNAFVSGMKEDLNLMGNELNYMQTCWTVGYVLGEIPSNMLLTRIRPSLWIPFCEVTWSVLTILLCKCTSAKQIYALRFFIGLAESTFYPGMQYIIGSWYRKDELAKRSCLFHAMGNVGSMVSGYLMAGSHNLDGVHGFHGWQWLFITNTIVSLPIAISGFFFLPDLPEITRVWYLTKDEIALAKKRMELEGRAERAPYTKAKFIKIFSSWHIYALTLLYILFNNGNGGSSQPAFPIWLKEQGYTIQEVNIYPTIVEVISIVTTLIYAWTSDSLFRGARWPAILFSGLVKIIAYAGLTVWNVPNAFTWACFMLCGFGGGISGLTFAWAHEICSDDNEERALVTGAMNEMAYVFQAWLPLVIWQQVEAPVYPKGYPTMVGMAVALIGTAFLIRFLHKKEQRGRHALAGPA, from the exons ATGGCGGATATTTCCAAGGCTGTGGCAAACGAAAAGGTGCAAAGGGTAGATGACCCTTCTCCCGCCTCCGATTCTGACACCGTTGTTGCTGTGGTTCAAGAGAAGCCCAAGTCGACATGGAAAAGTTATCTATGGGACACCTTTGACAAGTCGCCCGAGGAGCGCAGATTTCTGTTCAAACTGGATGCTGCGTTGATGACGCTGGCGTCACTCGGTTACTTTATCAAGTATCTGGACCAG AaggtcaacatcaacaaTGCCTTTGTCTCTGGGATGAAGGAGGACCTGAACCTCATGGGCAATGAGCTCAACTACATGCAAACGTGCTGGACTGTTGGATACGTTCTAGGAGAGATCCCTAG TAACATGCTCCTCACTCGGATCCGGCCAAGCTTGTGGATCCCTTTTTGTGAG GTCACTTGGTCTGTTTTGACGATTCTGCTTTGCAAATGCACCTCTGCCAAGCAAATCTACGCGTTACGCTTCTTCATCGGTCTCGCCGAAAGCACTTTCTACCCTG GGATGCAATATATAATCGGATCATGGTATAGAAAAGACGAGCTAGCGAAGCGATCGTGTCTCTTTCACGCAATGGGGAACGTCGGATCCATGGTGTCTGGATATCTGATGGCCGGGTCCCACAACCTCGACGGCGTCCACGGTTTCCATGGCTGGCAATGGCTGTTCATTACTAATACGATCGTGTCACTGCCTATTGCCATCTCTggtttcttcttcctccccgacCTTCCTGAAATCACTCGCGTTTGGTACCTTACAAAGGATGAGATCGCACTCGCCAAGAAGCGAATGGAACTGGAAGGACGAGCTGAGAGAGCGCCATACACCAAAGCCAAGTTCATCAAGATCTTTTCAAGTTGGCACATCTACGCTCTCACGTTGTTGTATatcctcttcaacaacgGAAATGGCGGAAGCTCGCAACCTGCGTTCCCCATTTGGCTGAAAGAACAAGGGTACACCATCCAGGAGGTCAACATCTACCCGACCATCGTTGAGGTGATTAGCATCGTCACCACGTTGATCTACGCATGGACTTCAGACAGCCTGTTCCGCGGAGCGCGCTGGCCGGCGATCCTCTTCTCGGGCCTCGTCAAAATCATTGCTTACGCCGGCCTTACAGTGTGGAACGTCCCCAACGCCTTCACATGGGCATGCTTCATGCTCTGCGGCTTCGGCGGCGGTATCAGCGGTCTGACATTTGCCTGGGCGCACGAGATTTGCAGTGATGACAACGAAGAGAGAGCTCTTGTCACGGGTGCCATGAACGAGATGGCGTACGTGTTTCAGGCTTGGCTACCCTTGGTTATCTGGCAACAAGTCGAGGCGCCGGTGTATCCAAAGGGATATCCTACCATGGTCGGCATGGCTGTGGCTCTTATTGGAACTGCCTTTTTGATTCGGTTTTTGCATAAGAAGGAGCAGAGAGGACGACACGCGTTGGCAGGCCCAGCTTAG
- a CDS encoding Beta-lactamase domain-containing protein, with the protein MSSEKEREHLANKAPEEGDAPPAYEIGEPSSARDITSPPAATGESSKASTRPTADAPFNFPEDGPLPTYSEASSSKQPPIAIPQESPTPTAPFLNAYPPALLSHGITQEAWSSFLDTISAFLTAKVGERAINHAGDIAKKVGQRPTSYVKNVVSHTKSVGKSIGDNAKRGNIIGAAFGVIGGAISIPVGAALGVVGTVVSLPGHTIAAVTRKPKTPAERAVAYVTVANKDWFNKRGLHASLVNTEQLSEVLGVSVKAVLEASTGDKSGGAEGQLSALREHIAHLEIQGPGVIDLADATTWLVVVRIEAAPEHRFISRFPWVIPLFDDSDAIKILSYVPQQQPFRGSFVYNNFAYEVLGHVIEMVSGSPYSSFLHECLLRPLGMMRTYFTDRTEQMENEAKPYTALSDVTPVRISPVLQGDHVLMGPAGGVRSCVSDLVIFYDALLDAAAEELELGTEQAYAPKCHSVSFSELPTMWTGWNILPMPLIREHSYDLNPLVGTGAPSRLAIWHSGDIPGYQTHATLFPETKQAVVVLTNSLSLNDGSRYINNLVIEALLDNLDNAHDYVKLAKKSSDLAVKRVESIQKELVDGRTRPEPYRPLDSYAWRYFNTVKNFFIDVGLNDQGNLHILFMGRKTDTFELKTYQDDGFFWFLTHDEAARLAQYDGYGQDFYILRYGSVKGDDDVIDALRWKHESSLDGFGEVFERHSTSKNGPST; encoded by the exons ATGTCTTctgagaaagagagagagcatctcgccaacaaggccccggaggagggcgatgctCCTCCCGCCTACGAGATAGGCGAACCATCGTCAGCTAGAGACATCACGTCCCCGCCCGCAGCTACTGGCGAATCCTCCAAAGCCTCGACGCGCCCAACAGCAGACGCGCCCTTCAATTTCCCCGAGGATGGTCCCTTGCCCACCTATTCCGAGGCATCGTCGAGCAAGCAGCCACCCATCGCAATCCCACAGGAGTCTCCCACTCCCACTGCTCCGTTCCTCAATGCCTACCCTCCAGCTCTGCTCAGCCATGGCATCACGCAGGAGGCATGGTCTTCTTTCCTGGACACAATTTCTGCTTTTTTGACGGCCAAGGTTGGAGAGCGCGCAATCAACCACGCTGGGgacattgccaagaaggTCGGCCAGCGTCCGACAAGCTATGTCAAGAACGTTGTTTCGCACACCAAGAGCGTCGGAAAGAGCATTGGCGATAATGCAAAGAGGGGCAACATCATTGGAGCGGCCTTTGGTGTCATTGGCGGTGCCATTTCCATTCCCGTCGGCGCtgctcttggtgttgttggaaCAGTCGTGAGTCTTCCGGGGCACACAATCGCGGCTGTGACGAGGAAGCCCAAGACACCTGCAGAACGAGCGGTCGCCTACGTGACCGTCGCCAACAAGGACTGGTTCAACAAGCGAGGTCTCCATGCGAGCTTGGTCAACACTGAACAGCTTTCCGAGGTTCTTGGTGTCTCGGTCAAGGCCGTGCTGGAGGCGTCTACTGGGGATAAGAGTGGAGGCGCAGAGGGACAGTTGAGTGCTTTGAGAGAGCATATTGCTCATTTGGAGATTCAGGGACCGGGTGTCATTGATCTGGCTGACGCGACTACGTGGTTGGTCGTGGTGCGGATAGAAGCAGCACCAGAGCATC GCTTCATATCACGATTTCCCTGGGTCATTCCTTTGTTCGACGACTCTGATGCCATCAAAATTCTCAGCTATGTTCCGCAACAGCAGCCCTTCCGTGGGTCTTTTGTTTACAACAACTTTGCCTACGAGGTTCTTGGGCATGTCATCGAAATGGTTTCCGGCTCACCATACTCCTCGTTCCTTCACGAGTGCCTACTTCGCCCCCTAGGCATGATGAGAACCTACTTCACCGACCGGACTGAACAAATGGAAAATGAAGCCAAGCCCTACACTGCCCTTTCCGACGTTACACCGGTCCGTATCTCGCCTGTCCTCCAGGGAGATCACGTTTTGATGGGCCCGGCCGGCGGTGTTCGAAGCTGCGTCTCTGATCTTGTCATCTTTTACGATGCTCTTTTGGATGCTGCTGCCGAAGAACTTGAGCTGGGCACAGAACAGGCATACGCACCCAAGTGCCATTCCGTGTCATTCTCCGAACTCCCAACTATGTGGACAGGCTGGAATATCCTGCCAATGCCCCTCATCCGAGAGCACTCATACG ACCTTAACCCGTTGGTGGGCACTGgagctccatctcgtcttGCCATCTGGCACAGTGGCGACATTCCGGGATACCAGACTCATGCAACGCTTTTCCCAGAGACTAAACAGGCAgttgtggtgttgacgaACTCGCTGTCGTTGAATGATGGCTCCAGGTACATCAACAATCTGGTTATCGAGGCTCTGCTGGACAATCTTGACAATGCACACGACTATGTGAAACTGGCAAAAAAGTCGTCAGACCTAGCAGTGAAGAGGGTGGAGAGCATTCAAAAGGAACTCGTTGACGGCCGAACACGTCCTGAGCCATATAGGCCTCTAGACAGCTATGCCTGGCGCTACTTCAACACAGTCAAGAATTTCTTTATCGACGTTGGGCTCAACGATCAAGGCAACCTCCATATATTGTTCATGGGAAGAAAGACGGACACATTTGAACTGAAGACATAccaagatgatggcttcttttggtTCTTGACTCacgacgaggctgccagACTAGCTCAGTATGATGGATATGGGCAAGACTTCTACATCTTGAGGTATGGCAGTGTCAAGGGTGATGACGATGTTATAGACGCTCTCCGGTGGAAGCACGAATCGTCGCTTGATGGGTTTGGCGAGGTGTTTGAGCGACATTCGACCTCAAAGAATGGTCCGAGTACATAG